From the genome of Colias croceus chromosome 9, ilColCroc2.1, one region includes:
- the LOC123694216 gene encoding actin cytoskeleton-regulatory complex protein pan1 isoform X2 produces the protein MAGRQASSSGASEPPSSPPRVSPPKVVVDDSPLQPAMGKHKESLKVKLMMRRPINQLVAQGIMPPLKTPPAYFKQRMQLERAKTGDLLKAKIQSRPDRQELERRHILEQESHVDPSLAEKQRMLKKARLADQLNDQLSHRPGPLELIKKNILHTEENIETAVKSGSLAFKATSEGASGRPQHPSSYCGPPEEVSPSPSPPSTLSPVSITSTPQHPAPGKEKCRKKTKQKEKIKSRFKFHEYKGPPNAQKSCSPPGSVETPYELLLQQQQLLLQLMLPASPAPSSTSIASDSSDALPVPPPPPPLPSSIGPLSCAARFEDMKVSDLRAECKRRNLRVSGPKPQLIDRLRPYLKEMQEESPRSPVSIASPESRTEPEQSEDIVQSQRRLIEELERQLEESRQQLEAVRREAAGAAASDQSRRLLQAHLCVTQLRAKLDALQQPPAPNPPQPRYVIATPDTAPDRLVRLFTVTPPTTEVTNDNSQTKTANPAYILNGVKVVPIAILPTTHYEPERAAPPPPPPPPPPPPPMPQTPLSIHDSAEDSQIMDDVLEILVENGELPPSAVNDVASNRSIDTGYLTASPSDFTPTDVLTDDVLSDSHVRDSLAADELQRELNEIQNEILGHGDLSSVTDMTNRCDVDPNGIDHDLNVDMLATNEFNTNFAHCDSSSVNDDFFGRLLAGDSEENHGAMDIDDEQQERMSMTPLTNGDILDHTRTGFEDINELSLPSFQNEDTRHNTFDDRSCDFDFKEFGIELGGNMNMDTECYMNTEFIPNLFGRGHMPQCDPLLGGVLSRPAPRPAHKIYSWDKNEFDAT, from the exons CATTGAAGGTGAAACTCATGATGCGGCGCCCTATTAACCAGTTGGTGGCTCAAGGCATCATGCCAC CTTTAAAAACGCCGCctgcatattttaaacaacGCATGCAATTAGAGAGAGCAAAAACAGGGGATTTGCTCAAAGCAAAGATCCAGAGTCGACCAGATCGACAGGAACTTGAACGCAGGCATATTTTAGAACAA GAGAGTCATGTAGACCCAAGTTTGGCAGAAAAGCAACGCATGTTGAAAAAGGCTCGATTGGCAGATCAATTAAACGATCAGCTGTCGCATCGACCTGGTCCACTTGagttaataaagaaaaacatacTACATACAGAAGAGAATATAGAAACAGCAGTCAAAAGTGGAAGTCTCGCATTTAAGGCGACAAGTGAAGGAGCTTCAGGGCGACCACAACACCCATCTTCTTATTGTGGTCCCCCTGAAGAAGTCTCCCCATCACCATCGCCACCTTCAACTTTATCACCGGTCAGCATAACCTCGACACCACAGCATCCTGCGCCCGGCAAAGAGAAGTGCCGCAAAAAGACGAAACAAAAGGAGAAAATAAAGTCGCGTTTCAAGTTCCACGAATATAAGGGACCTCCGAACGCGCAAAAGTCCTGTTCTCCGCCTGGATCGGTGGAGACGCCATACGAATTGCTGCTCCAACAGCAACAACTATTATTACAACTGATGCTACCAGCATCTCCAGCACCGTCGTCTACTTCTATAGCTTCGGACTCTTCAGATGCTTTACCAGTTCCTCCGCCTCCTCCGCCACTTCCTTCATCGATTGGTCCACTCTCTTGCGCTGCACGATTTGAAGACATGAAAGTATCCGATTTACGCGCAGAATGCAAGCGACGGAACTTACGGGTTTCTGGTCCGAAACCACAACTCATTGATCGTTTGCGACCTTATTTAAAGGAAATGCAGGAGGAGTCACCAAGATCGCCCGTATCAATAGCCTCGCCTGAATCGAGAACTGAGCCGGAACAGTCAGAGGACATAGTTCAATCGCAACGGCGGCTTATCGAGGAACTGGAGCGCCAGTTAGAAGAATCGAGACAGCAGCTGGAAGCTGTCAGACGGGAGGCAGCTGGCGCCGCGGCTAGCGATCAAAGCAGGCGGCTGCTGCAAGCACATCTTTGTGTCACACAGTTGCGAGCGAAACTTGACGCTCTTCAGCAACCGCCAGCCCCCAATCCGCCTCAACCGCGATATGTTATTGCAACTCCAGACACTGCCCCTGACCGATTAGTGCGTCTCTTTACAGTGACTCCACCGACCACTGAAGTGACAAACGACAATTCTCAAACAAAAACTGCAAATCCGGCTTATATATTGAATGGTGTGAAGGTTGTTCCTATAGCCATTCTACCGACGACTCATTATGAACCGGAGCGCGCTGCCCCCCCACCGCCACCTCCTCCTCCTCCTCCGCCTCCCCCGATGCCACAGACACCACTTTCTATTCACGATAGCGCTGAAGATAGTCAAATTATGGACGATGTTCTTGAAATACTTGTCGAGAATGGTGAATTACCCCCATCTGCTGTCAATGACGTAGCCTCCAATAGGTCTATCGACACTGGCTACCTCACGGCGAGCCCCAGTGATTTCACGCCAACTGATGTGTTAACAGATGATGTTCTCAGTGATTCACACGTGCGTGATTCGTTAGCCGCTGACGAGTTACAGAGGGAATTGAACGAGattcaaaatgaaatattgGGCCACGGCGATTTGAGCAGCGTCACGGATATGACGAATAGATGTGACGTCGATCCGAACGGCATAGATCACGATTTAAACGTGGATATGTTGGCAACAAATGAGTTCAATACTAATTTCGCTCATTGTGATTCGTCGTCTGTGAATGATGACTTCTTCGGAAGACTTCTAGCTGGCGACAGCGAAGAAAATCACGGTGCAATGGATATTGACGATGAACAACAAGAGAGAATGAGTATGACTCCCCTCACAAATGGGGATATATTGGATCACACTAGAACCGGCTTTGAAGATATAAATGAGTTGTCGCTTCCATCATTTCAAAACGAAGATACACGTCACAATACATTCGATGACCGGTCGTGTGACTTCGATTTTAAAGAGTTTGGCATTGAGCTGGGCGGCAATATGAACATGGACACAGAATGCTATATGAATACAGAGTTCATTCCGAACCTGTTCGGCCGCGGTCACATGCCGCAGTGCGACCCGCTGCTCGGCGGAGTGCTGTCGAGGCCGGCGCCGAGACCCGCTCACAAAATTTATTCCTGGGACAAAAACGAATTCGACGCCACTTGA